One window of the Niallia circulans genome contains the following:
- a CDS encoding DUF2268 domain-containing protein, producing the protein MKIVIENTTEQYEKLFSMEDEKENYFRYSMMKPFEKMWNTINVPLKANQSNGYDVILATKMLGYLDVTKTEIGKIALENLKKIQALQTAYDTLNHCVDFIQENNLKLNTDELKFGMYIADPKKLELQKGYCGFGGIPGFIQVAIFPNSYNIPKIPAVIAHEFHHNLRFSYFDWDHGNVTVGDYLIIEGLAESFAKELYGEKHLGPWVTSFHKEDLEYSIEVIKDALNVKGFAEVSSYMFGDTIAIEQGYQPVGLSPFAGYAVGYHAVQSFIKTNNVGIGEATLLSAEEILNNCEMFS; encoded by the coding sequence ATGAAAATAGTAATCGAAAATACAACCGAGCAATATGAAAAGTTGTTCTCTATGGAGGATGAAAAAGAAAACTACTTTCGGTATTCCATGATGAAACCTTTTGAAAAAATGTGGAATACTATTAATGTTCCTTTAAAAGCTAATCAATCTAATGGATATGACGTAATATTGGCTACAAAAATGCTTGGGTATCTTGATGTTACGAAAACCGAAATCGGAAAGATAGCGTTAGAGAATCTAAAGAAGATTCAAGCACTTCAAACGGCATATGATACCTTAAATCACTGTGTTGATTTTATACAAGAGAACAACTTAAAATTAAATACTGATGAATTGAAATTTGGAATGTATATAGCTGATCCTAAAAAGCTAGAATTACAAAAAGGTTATTGTGGCTTTGGGGGAATTCCTGGGTTTATTCAAGTGGCAATTTTCCCCAACTCTTATAATATACCTAAAATCCCTGCTGTCATTGCACATGAATTTCATCATAATCTCCGTTTCTCTTATTTTGATTGGGATCATGGTAATGTTACGGTTGGAGATTACCTAATAATAGAAGGTTTAGCAGAGTCATTTGCAAAAGAGTTATACGGAGAAAAACATTTAGGTCCTTGGGTTACTTCTTTTCATAAAGAGGATTTAGAATACTCAATCGAAGTAATAAAAGATGCATTAAATGTTAAGGGATTTGCGGAGGTTAGCAGTTATATGTTTGGTGACACCATTGCAATAGAACAGGGATATCAACCTGTTGGCCTATCACCGTTTGCGGGATATGCAGTTGGGTATCATGCAGTACAGTCCTTCATAAAAACCAATAATGTGGGGATAGGAGAAGCAACCTTACTTAGTGCAGAGGAAATACTAAACAATTGTGAAATGTTTTCTTAA